CCTACGCGGGCACCCGGTTCCCGATGCTGCTGGCCCTGTCCGGCTACCCGGGGACGCCGGAGAAGCTGATCTCGCTGCTCCAGTACCCGGCGTCCACCCTGCAGGCCATCGAGGCCAAGCAGCTGCCGCCGACGGTGCTGGTGATGATGCGGCCCACCCTGGTCGGCAACCGCGATACCGAGTGCATGGACGTACCCGACGGCCCGCAGGTGGAGACCTACTTCACCGAGGACCTGCCGCGGGCGATGGCCGGCGCCTACCGGATCGACGACCGGCCCGAGTCCCGGGCCGTGATCGGCGACTCCACCGGCGGCTACTGCGCCGTCAAGTTCGCGGTGCGCAAGCCGGATTCGTACCGCTCGGCGATCTCGCTGTCCGGCTACTACGAGGTCCACAACGACCCGACCACCGGCGACCTGTTCGGCGGCAGCGCGCAGGTCAAGCAGGACAACGACCTGCTCTGGCGGCTGCAGAACCATCCCGCCCCGCCCGTCTCGCTGCTGCTCGCCACCAGCCGCAACGAGGAGAACTACCCGGCCACCCAGCAGATGGTCGCCGCGTTCCGGGCACCCACCCGGCTGTCCACCATCACGCTGGACTCCGGCGGCCACAACTTCCACACCTGGACCCGGGAGATCCCGCCGGCCCTCAGCTGGCTCGGCAGCCGGCTCGGCCGGCCCGCCCCGAGCGGCGCCGACGCGTCCTGACCCGCCGTCAGGAGACCCGGATCACCCGCTCGCACGGAGATCACACTCCGCTCATAGCCCGGTCTCATCAAGCTCTCAGCATCGCGACCGAGCGTATGGCCCATGACCACGTCCAGTTCCGTTCCTCCGACCAGCGAGCCGTGGCCCGACGCCGCGAACTACCCGCCGCCGGCGGTCCCGGCCGACGGCTCCGCGTCCGGCCCGACCGAATGGCCCGCGCCGCCGCCCGCCGAGGCCGAGCGCGAGCGGCCCGCTGAGACGCTGTTCCCGCCGGTCCCGCTGCCCCCGGTCGGGCCCAAGGGCCCGGCCACCTGGGCCGCCAGGCTACGCACCCTGCCCGCCCGCACCTGGCGCGGGCGCGCCTGGGGGCACCCCCACAGGGCCGGGGCAGACCCGCGTTGGGTCCGTCCGGCCTTCCTCGGCCTGCTGCTCGCCACGGCCGCCCTGTACTTCTGGAACCTGACCGCCTCCGGTTGGGCCAACTCCTTCTACTCGGCGGCCGCGCAGGCCGGCTCGGTCAGCTGGAAGGCGATGTTCTTCGGGTCCTCGGACTCGGCGAACTTCATCACCGTGGACAAGCCGCCGCTGTCGCTCTGGCCGATGGCGATCTCCGCCCGGATCCTCGGCCTCAACTCGTTCAGCGTGCTGGCCCCGCAGGTGCTGATGGGCGTCGGCACGGTCGCCGCCGTGTACGCCACCGTCCGCCGCCGGTTCTCCGCGCTCGGCGGCCTGGTGGCCGGCGCCGCACTGGCCCTCACCCCGGTCGCCGCGCTGATGTTCCGCTTCAACAACCCGGACGCGGCGCTGGTGCTGCTGCTCACGCTCGCCGCGTACGGGATCGTCCGCGCCACCGAGACGGCCTCCACCCGCTGGATCGTCTTCGTCGGCGTGATGCTCGGCCTGGCGTTCCTCGCCAAGACCCTGCAGGCCTTCCTGGTGCTGCCCGGGTTCGCCCTGGTCTACCTGGTGTGCGCGCCGACCGTGCTGCGCCGCCGCCTCCTGCAGCTGCTGTACGGCGCCGTCGCGATGGTGGTGGCCGGCGGCTGGTGGGTGGCGATCGTCGAGCTGATGCCGGCCTCCGCCCGGCCGTACATCGGCGGCTCGCAGGACAACTCCTTCCTCTCCCTCACCTTCGGCTACAACGGCTTCGGCCGGATCACCGGCGACGAGACCGGCTCGGTCGGCGGCGGTGGCGGCCGCGGCGGCAACACCGGCGGCGGCATGTGGGGCTCCACCGGCATCACCCGCCTGTTCGACGGCGACATCGGCGGCCAGATCGCCTGGCTGATGCCCGCCGCGCTGATCCTGCTGGGGTTCGCCCTCTGGGCGACCCGCCGCTACCCGCGCACCGACTCGGCCCGGACCGCCTTCCTGGTCTGGGGCAGCTGGCTGCTCGCCACCGCGCTGACCTTCAGCTTCATGTCCGGCATCTTCCACCAGTACTACACCGTGGCGCTGGCCCCGGCGGTCGCCGCCCTGGTCGGCATGGGCGCGGACGGCCTGTGGAAGGTCCGCCACCGCCTCCCGTACGCGGCGGTGCTGGCCGTCACGGTCCTGGTCACCGCCTGGTGGGCGCACCAACTGCTCGGCCGCAGCTCGCAGTTCGTGCCGTGGCTGGCCAACCTGGTGCTGGTCGCCGGCATCCTGGCCGCGATCGCGCTGCTCCTCGCGGGCCGGATCCCGGGAGTCACCGGCCGCCGGATCGCCACCCTGGCGGGCCTCACCGCCCTCGCCGCCGGACTGGCCGGCCCCGCCGCGTACGCCATCGACACCGTCTCCACCGGCCACAGCGGCTCCATCGTGACCGCCGGACCCGCCGTCCGGAGCGGCGGGTTCGGCCCCGGCGGCGGCATGGGCGGCGGGCGCGGCGGCAATTTCCGCGGCGGCTTCCCCGGCGGCGGCCAGAACGGCGCCATGCCGAACTTCCCCGGCGGCGCGCGGAACGGCGGCGCCGGCCAGAACGGCGGCGCCATGCCGACCTTCCCCGGCGGCGCCGGCCAGAACGGCGGCGCCATGCCGACCTTCCCCGGCGGCGCCGGCCAGAACGGCGGCGCCGTGCCGAACTTCCCGGGCGGCATGGGCGGCGCCGGCGAGGGCCAGGACGGCCGCGGCGGCTTCGGCGGCGGCATGGGCGGCCTGCTGGAGGGCGCGAAGG
The DNA window shown above is from Streptomyces sp. TLI_171 and carries:
- a CDS encoding esterase family protein; this encodes MPSLTGLPLQLIAVLVAVAAFVATMWLWPRLGGRSWRAWLGRIGAFLATQVAVLVAMGLVANSYFGFYSTWSDLLGLDGSPGQVVDHQPGAKAVTVTGEQKMYSAQGSAQDRSGLIQRVEIRGARSGLTGTPAYVYLPPQYFQPAYAGTRFPMLLALSGYPGTPEKLISLLQYPASTLQAIEAKQLPPTVLVMMRPTLVGNRDTECMDVPDGPQVETYFTEDLPRAMAGAYRIDDRPESRAVIGDSTGGYCAVKFAVRKPDSYRSAISLSGYYEVHNDPTTGDLFGGSAQVKQDNDLLWRLQNHPAPPVSLLLATSRNEENYPATQQMVAAFRAPTRLSTITLDSGGHNFHTWTREIPPALSWLGSRLGRPAPSGADAS
- a CDS encoding glycosyltransferase family 39 protein; translation: MTTSSSVPPTSEPWPDAANYPPPAVPADGSASGPTEWPAPPPAEAERERPAETLFPPVPLPPVGPKGPATWAARLRTLPARTWRGRAWGHPHRAGADPRWVRPAFLGLLLATAALYFWNLTASGWANSFYSAAAQAGSVSWKAMFFGSSDSANFITVDKPPLSLWPMAISARILGLNSFSVLAPQVLMGVGTVAAVYATVRRRFSALGGLVAGAALALTPVAALMFRFNNPDAALVLLLTLAAYGIVRATETASTRWIVFVGVMLGLAFLAKTLQAFLVLPGFALVYLVCAPTVLRRRLLQLLYGAVAMVVAGGWWVAIVELMPASARPYIGGSQDNSFLSLTFGYNGFGRITGDETGSVGGGGGRGGNTGGGMWGSTGITRLFDGDIGGQIAWLMPAALILLGFALWATRRYPRTDSARTAFLVWGSWLLATALTFSFMSGIFHQYYTVALAPAVAALVGMGADGLWKVRHRLPYAAVLAVTVLVTAWWAHQLLGRSSQFVPWLANLVLVAGILAAIALLLAGRIPGVTGRRIATLAGLTALAAGLAGPAAYAIDTVSTGHSGSIVTAGPAVRSGGFGPGGGMGGGRGGNFRGGFPGGGQNGAMPNFPGGARNGGAGQNGGAMPTFPGGAGQNGGAMPTFPGGAGQNGGAVPNFPGGMGGAGEGQDGRGGFGGGMGGLLEGAKVSSEVTALLKQDADRYTWVAAAVGSQNQASYQLAGGEPVMALGGFNGSDPSLTLDAFKQLVQQGKVHWFIGGGGMGGGMGGSNYSSEIASWVSSTYTAKTVGSTTMYDLTATPKAAG